The Oncorhynchus kisutch isolate 150728-3 linkage group LG8, Okis_V2, whole genome shotgun sequence DNA segment tagccTTATAGCTCAAGTTTAGAGTATTTTAACCTATCACCATCTTTAACGAATTTTCTAATACTGTTCATTGCATGTTTGCATAGCAGCCAGATAATTCAGTACCTAGTTTACTAGCTAACGTAGTTACTTATAAGATACTGtagattgctagctagctaacgttagctagtaaaCTCATGCCATAGTGAGACACGAGTTATACTACCAGTAGCTAGTAAGCTATGTGATGTGATTTAATCAACATTTATGAATAGGCGAAACATACATTTAATTTATGAACAGGACAATGACTTCGGCGCTCGCGTCTCCCACTCCTCTGGGGTTGAGAATCTTGTGCCCGCTCTACCGCTCCCCTGGTGCGCGTGCATGTGCCCAGGTGTTTTGGTGCACATGTGCGAGAGTAGTGTGAATGTCCGTTTTTCAGACCTAGTTTGAAGCAATCACTGAACATCATTGTTAGTAGCCCCACCCTCTGTCTGGATTATCTAGCAAACCTGCTTGGCACTGATTTCTAAAGCTTCATTAAGCAAAACACTTTACTGAATAGATATACCTAGATTAGCCCAATATTGGACTAAATGAGCCTAAAATCACTCCTTTtagtccaaggaccttacatgTTCTATTTAGAGGCGAGTTGGCTCTGGCAGCCAAAACagccatcaaatcaaatttcaaatcaaatcaaatgtatttatatagcccttcttacatcagctgatatatcaaagtgctgtacagaaacccagcctaaaaccccaaacagcaagcaatgcaggtgtagaagcacagtggctaggaaaaactccctagaaatgccaaaacctacgaagaagcctagagaggaaccaggctatgaggggtggccagtcctcttctggctgtgccgggtggagattataacaggacatggccaagatgttcaaatgtttataaatgaccagcattgtcaaataataataatcacagtagttgttgagagtacaacaagtcagcacctcggGAGTAAATGTAATCTGGCTTTTCATAGataatcattgagagtatctctaccgctcatgctgtctctagagagttgaaaacagcaggtctgggacaggtagcacgtccggtgaacaggtcagggttccatagccgcaggcagaacagttgaaactggagcagcagcacggccaggtggactggggacagcaaggagtcatcatgccaggtagtcctgaggcatggtcctagggctcaggtcctccgagagagagagagaattagagagagcatacttaaattatTTTTTTCTCCAGGTGTTGTAAAATTGATTTTAAAGACCTTGAGAGGAGCCCAAATTATGCTAGTTCTCCATTTATAAGTAGCTAGGCATTTGGATTGATGATAAGTtggcctttaaaaaaacaaaaagttGCAAGAAAAGACTGATTTCCTTTAtaacagtggcgattttagcatgtaaatctttgtGGGGCAAACTCattattagaggttgaccgattatgatttttcaacgccgatactggattattggaggaccaaaaaaagccaataccgataaATCGGCAgataaaagaaaatatatatatattttttttttttcttaaatagatttgaaataataataataataatttaaaaatatatatatatatttttttttatctatatttgtaataatgacaattataacaatactgaatgaacaatggacacttattttaacttaatataatacatcaataaaatcaatttagtctcaaataaataatgaaacatgttcaatttggtttaaataatgcaaagtgttggagaagaaagctGCTGcataccaccgctcagtcagactgctctatcaattcatagacttaattataataacacactgaaatacgagccttaggtcattaatatggtcaaatccataaactatcatttcgaaaacaaaacgtttattctttcagtgaaatacggaaccgttctgtattttatctaacgggtggcatccattagtctaaatattcctgttacattgcacaaccttcaatgttatgtcataattacataaaattctgccaattagtttgcaacgagccaggcggcccaaactgtttcatataccctgactctgcgtgcaatgaacgcaagagaagtgacacaatttccctagtttaatattgcctgttaacctggatttcttttaactaaatatgccggtttaaaaatatatactttgtgtattgattttaagaaaggcatcgatgtttatggttaggtacattcgtacaatgattgtgcttttttttcccgcaaatgtgcttttgttaaatcatcccccgtttggcaaagttaactgtctttgttaggaagaaatagtcttcacacagtttgcaacgagccaggcggcccaaactgctgcacctaccctgactctgttgcacagaacgcaagagaagtgacacaatttccctagttaaaagaaattcatgttaccaggcaatattaactaaatatgcaggtttaaaaatctaTACTTGAGTATAGATTTTAAGAAAgacgttgatgtttatggttaggttcacattggtgcaacgacagtgctttttttccTCGAATGCTCCTGTTAAATTACCCGTTTGGTGAggtaggctatgattcaatgataaattaataTGCAACCtaggacaagctagataactacacatggttgatgatattactagtttaactagtgattatgttaagatagatttgttttttataagataagtttaatgctagctagcaactgacattggcttcttgctgcactcacataacaggtcagcctgccacacagtctcctcgtggagtgcaatgtaatcggccacaatcggtgtccaaaaatggtgattaccaattgttatgaaaactttaaatcggccctagttaattggccattccgattaatcggtcgacctctattaccaacccctatgctcaatattttctgctggctgcccttccactacagaaagcactgagctaggctgaaacacctgcattttggagctgccttagtCAAGAAAGCAGAAAAgggaccatgtttgtatgcagctttattaagtcaattttttttaacattgtttccaaactgatatgtgacaagtATAAATGCCACTGCCTGTATAGAAATAAATTGTCTCACTTTTGAAGATAGGGGGAAGATTGTTCAAGCAACACTTCCCAGTAATTGACTATGGCGACTCAATCTTCATGCATATGGCAGCCTCTGTTAAAACCTCTAGATACAGTCTACCACTAAGCCTTTCGTTTTATCATTGGTGATCATTTCTGTACACATCATTTTCTCTTATATAGTTGGGAGTCTCTGAGTAACAGAAGGACCCAACATTGGCTAATATTAATAAATAAAGCACTTCTCCAGAAACTCCCATACTACCTCATCTCACTTCTAAATAGGAAATCTGGTAAGTATAATACTCTCTCTCAAGACTGGTTGGTACTAGAGATTCCATGGGTCTCCTCTGAGTTAGGGAAGACTGattttagttactatgcccctcCGTCCTGGAATGTCCTACAGGTCACTCTAAAACTTGATTCTTTGGTCCCAAAAGGTGAATTTATGGCTATAATAAAAAATGTGACAATGAAAACTGCACTGGTTTTGATTGATTGTATATATTTGTTTCTACTAACCTTTTGAATGTAACGATTGATTTGAAATGTTATAACTAACTTTGTAGTGATCATGCTGGAATTGTTGTTCACATTACTTAAACTGTTGTTCTCAGGGCACCATTGGAAATGAGACCATGGTCTCAATGAGttcccctggttaaataaaggttgataATAAAAACATTAATTAAGGTGTGTAgtaatttaaccttttatttttggggggatttATTATTGTTTCTCGCATATATGAAAGACACGTGActtatgtttccaaaaccgtaCCGCAAGTAATGCGTATTAACATCCGCAACGAGTGTCtgggctcttaacaaaactccaCCAGCCAGAAGATACTATTGTCAATAGGCGCTAAAAGTAGTTAGTGTTTATGAATGAGTTATACCTCAATATGAGTGACATGATGACAGAGATTATCAATCAAAAGATTGGGAATGGGATGGACATAGACACACTAGGAATCCTTTCATCCAACAGAGATATTGTCATTGAGTTTGAGTTGCTAATTTTTCAGAGTCTGTCTTGGAACCAAATGAGTCTGGGGGTAAGCTGCTGTACAGCTACTGTGCTGCACATTCTGTGATGGCGGTGACATGGCAAAAGGCTGTGTAATTAATGACCTGGACTGAGCAATGCAGCATGTCTGGCAGTTGTGTCTGTGCTCCTTGAGTAATGTGACCCAAGTATGTTTGCAATAAAGGAATAGCAAAATGTTTGAATGCCAGAACCATGATGTATTGTGAATGGTTTGGGACATGGTTATCAAGCTTGAGTGAAGCTTATATGTTaaacttaaaataaaataaaataaaaagtaatatttTGTAAGCTTTGTATAAAAATATTTTCCAGAAATCTGTAAATATTCACTTTGTATTCTACTATACTACAGTTAATTGTGTCCCActccctatccctgtccctcTTGAGGTAGGCTAGGTTTGAAGGAACTGGGCAGATGTAATCAATATGGGGATGGCTCCACCCAGTCTACCAATAGGCTCTTTCAGATCAGCAAACTCCAAAGGAGTAGGGATAGGGGAGGGGGCAACGAGTTGTTTTCTGAACCACATTTTGGTTTAAACTGTTGTTCAAAGATCTAGTCTCTTCGCCAAGGGTGTGAAAAATTCACATCAATATTAGGCTGCACTTCAAGAGAGAGCAGATGTGTGCGCTCAGCATGGCTGTGTGATACAGTAGCCTGTTGGCTGGTCTGTTCTCGTGTTGTTTAAAAAGAAACATGTTTAAACAACTAAAGAAAGGAGTGGAATTTGACTGTCTCTTTTCTACCCTCCCTTCCCAGGACTCCTCAAATGACCAGCAAGGGCAGCAGGATGCCAAACAGAAGTTGGTCTTCATTATTTATCCATCTAAACTTTTATTCCCGTCATGCATTCACAACTCAGCGCTGAGTATAGCTACATTTCAGAGACACAGATGTCTCCCCTGTTGTTGGTTTAGTTCACAGTAGTTTGCTAATGTTGCATGTCTTGACCTGCACTATGTGACAGACTATGTGACAGACTATTTATAAAGCTAGTCAATGTGATAAAACAATTGGCttcatttacacaggcagcccaattggGCTACATGTGTAAACGTAGCCATTGTGGCCTAACTATAATCTTCTGTACTGTCTTTTCACAGGGAAACAGAGATGAGGAACTCCATACTGGCTCAGGTTCTAGACCAGTCCGCCCGCGCCAGATGTAGGTCTTTCATATCCCCCTGGTTTGAATGAATCGTTGATCTGATATTGGAACCTTCAGCACCTACGCCTGGTTTAGCAATAGGTGACTCCATTGCCTAAAAGCCTGCTATGTTTTGTTGCAGTGAGTAACTTGGCTCTGGTGAAGCCAGAGAAGGCCAAAGCAGTGGAGAATTACCTCATACAGATGGCCCGCATGGGCCAGCTGGGAGGAAAGGTGAGAGAACTGGACCTAAAGCATATGTGGACATATCATTGAACGTACGTTTAAACAAAATAACATTTTAGAGGCCCCCATCTTGGCGGTGTAGAGAAATTTGTCAATTTTTaagccaatttcctgcaattctacaaagTTCTCCATGGAGCTGAAATAactttttgcagttttaaagctaatttcctgcgaTTTTAtttgtaagtttacatacacttatgttggagtcattaaaacttgtttttcaaccattccagaaatgtcttgttaacaaactaaacttttggcaagtcggttaggacatctactttgtccatgacacaaggggcaagaaggtagagacaacaatacaacatAGGGACTGCGTCCCCTCTCATATGAATAGCACacctacacaatccatgtctcaattgtctcaaggcttaaaaatccttctttaacctgtctcctcctcttcgtctacactgattgacgtggatttaacaagtgacatcaataagggatcatagctttcacctggattcacctagtcagtcagttatggaaagagcagctattcctaatgtttttacactcagtgtatactatatatatattttttacactgtTTGGACTTACCCGACCCGAAAAAAACCCACTTAGACAGCCTGACGGTTCTTTCTCTTCGCTAGTGACTGCATTGCCCCCGAGCAGTCATACGCAGGACCATATTTTGTCCTGTGAATTCACATgcaattttcagatttttttgacCCATCTGCTATTGGCTCTTCCTTACATTTGGATTGTCTCTTTTCAGATTTCAGAGACTGGTTTGATCGACATCCTAGAAAAAGTTAGTCAGCAAACAGAAAAAAAGACAACTGTCAAGGTGAGTCCACGGATCAAATACAGTATCACATTCTCAGACTTTTAACTGACTGCATCCCCTTTCCTCCCCTCAGTTCAACCGACGAAAGGTGATGGACTCCGATGAGGATGATGATTGATGCGTTGAAAGGAGCTCAGGAACCAGTCAGACGGCTGGCTTAGGGCGGGATTCAGGACTGGATAGGTTGGAGCAGGGCTCTGTTCGTTGGCGGCCGTCTTTGACTTGCCAAAGGCCCTGCCTTAGTGATGCACCCAGGGGTATCACATCAGCCCCCGTGTGCATCTGGAACTCATTACTATATTCTCTCTTATATCCATTTTCACCACGTTTTACTTTTTCTCCACCACAAGAAGCAGAACAAAATTCAGCTTAGGGTATATTGCTGCTGATGCATTTTTCTAGAGACTGCTTTGTGAATACTGTCTGCTGCTACTCAGTAAATAGTTAAAACATCAAATTGGACAGAGCACATGGGTATATTCATTCTTTTTTGTAAAATTTTGCTGACCTGTATCCAACagtttacatttaaaaataaaaaagcctTACATTTGAATGCTTATTCCACAAATAATCAACAGCTTTATCATGATGATAATTTGTCTGTGAGCTGAGTGCTTGAAGACTCATTGATTGGTCATATGGGTTTGCACTACATTTGCTTTCATTAAAAAAGTATAATCACTTAAGATCAATGGTGtaagaaaaatatagtttgtATTAAAATGTAGTCAATCTTCTTTACAAGGCCTCCTAGGTAGTGTCTTAGGCTATCCTAATGTATAGGCTGGCAATAGATAGTTGCTTTGACTCACTAGGTTCAAATACTCTGCTGAAATGTATGCAGTATGTGCATTAAGAGGCTGAGACATGTATTTGTAGCAGGATTTGTTAAATTATCTCAATCGTTAGTTTACAACAGCACTTAAAGAACTTCCTGCTTCACTCACATTGAACAGGTGTCTGGTGAGACCACAGATATATGAATGGTTGATTCTATTGTTCACCTGCCACAGGTAATACTCAATATCTGACAGTACATTGATGTCCTTACAAGCATGATGTTACTAAATATCTGGAGATAAATTCATGGGAGATTTGGTTTCATGTTCAAAGCATTCACCCCAATAAATCAATGTCAGCATTGATAAAGCAGACAAGGAGTCATTCTTCTTGATCATAAAACAAGTGTTCCtcttataataacaataattataCACTAGATTACTGGGTTTTTTCTTTCCTCTGAAACCATAATTTCATATAAAAGAAGAAGAACATAGCACAAGAGCTGTTAATATACGGTATATGGTCAAATATACCCGGCACTATCATTCGTAATATCCAGTCACTACTGCATTTCTGCCTGCGATCAAGATACGCCCCGTAAATATGGCTCTGGCCTCATTTTCGGACGACCGTGGTCTGATCAAAAGGATTGGCTGCCCTGTTTCAGTCACGGTACATGAGTGGCGCTGATTGGTGGGAGGTTTAGTCACGTGCTCTACCC contains these protein-coding regions:
- the LOC109895368 gene encoding programmed cell death protein 5-like isoform X1, translated to MADDELEAIRRQRMAELQSKHGSLSWNQMSLGDSSNDQQGQQDAKQKETEMRNSILAQVLDQSARARLSNLALVKPEKAKAVENYLIQMARMGQLGGKISETGLIDILEKVSQQTEKKTTVKFNRRKVMDSDEDDD
- the LOC109895368 gene encoding programmed cell death protein 5-like isoform X2, with the protein product MADDELEAIRRQRMAELQSKHGDSSNDQQGQQDAKQKETEMRNSILAQVLDQSARARLSNLALVKPEKAKAVENYLIQMARMGQLGGKISETGLIDILEKVSQQTEKKTTVKFNRRKVMDSDEDDD